In Drosophila subpulchrella strain 33 F10 #4 breed RU33 chromosome X, RU_Dsub_v1.1 Primary Assembly, whole genome shotgun sequence, the DNA window GGCTATCCTCCTGCTGCGATTCCTCGATCAGCATGAGGTTCACCGCATTCAGGTAGGCTATGATGGCCGCCGTCTCCGAGTCCGACCGTTTGTACTTGCAGACCAAGTAGCGCTCCGAATTCGCTGGCCGGCTGCTGTTCGGCTTGATGATGGCTATCTGGTGGAAGCACTTGTACATCAGATAGACCAGGCCCACGCTGAACGGTGTGAACAGGTCGAACACCTTGCACACGAAGCTGCCGTTCTGGCGCAGGATCTTCAGGGCGGTGAGGAACTGACAGAGGTACAGCTGCTTTGACAGGATCTCCTGGATGTTCTCCTGACCCTCCACCGAGAAGCCGCCGTCGGCCATGGCAAAGTGAACGCCATGAGGCGTGTGCAGACGGATGTATTCGTTCAACGAGTCCTGATTGCTTTCGTCGAAGATGTTGCCATCGTCCTTTACCCCGTAGAAGGTATCGAAGGACTCCGGCGAGGCGGCAAAGAACTTTTCCAGCTTGAAGTCATTGGCGCCGCGCAGCGTGAAGCCGAATCCCTTGGCTTCCCAGGATTTGCGATACAGCACGTATTCGGAGAAACCACCAGGGcctgtaaaaaaaaatgagaaGTCGAGGTAAGTCAATTTCAAAGAGTTCATTTCCTAGAATGACAATGCCTTATAATCTGTATTAGTTGTACAACACCGCTCTTACCAAACGGAAACCTTCTGTTTATGCAAAATGAAAAGGTTTGAGAGGTTATTATACCGCATTAGGGGCTATGGTTTATTTCTCGACTAGTCAAACTGATAAGACATGCAAAAGTGAAACTTGATATTCGGGGATTCCCCGAAATAGTTTTCCCCCTCCCCGAGACTTCACCTGCACACATGTCCGTGAAGTAGAGGAGCTCGTCGGCAGCCACCAGAGATTGGCCATCAAGATCGCGGGGATTGGTGAACATGAAGTCGCACATGGAGTCGATGTTGGCCATCTTGACGGCGGCGCGATTAAGGAAGATGGAGCTGCGGATGGTCTCGAAGGGATTGCAGCGGGATCTCGCCCGCCGCTTCTCGCTGTCGTTGAGATCATCGAATACGGTTTTGGCATTGAGGATGTGATGCAGGGTGGCCGGATCGCAGTAGCGTGTCTCCTCGTCCAGGGTCAGTTTCTTTGGGCCGGTGACCACGTGCCCCATCAGCTGATCGAGGCTATATGAGTCGGCACCGCCGCCCGGATTGTGAAGCCAAAGGACCGGCTCGGGTATCTCGAGCTCCTCGCAGGCAGGATCCCATTGGCCGGCCGAGAATTGGACGGTGTCCAGCTTGAGGCCGAAGCCACGGCGTCCATCCTGCTGCACGGCGATCACGGGCTCCAGGCGGCCCTGGTTGCTCTTGCCCAGACCCTTGTCGTTCTCGTAACCCATCTTCTTCATCATCTCCATGGCCTTGTTCGAGTAGCTCTTCACCCACTCCCGCTTGATCTTCTTGGGCGTGGGCTCCGAGTTCTCATCGTCCGAGGGCTCGTCCATCTTGCACTGTTCGCTGGGATCTGGAATCTGAACCGGGCTCTGGGATTTGGGGATCCTCCTCGAAATTTGCAGCACTTTGTTTATAGAGGGATgtgaaaaatatatcaaaatgtCAATCGATATTTCTTGAATAAGAATAATTATATCGAGATATTTTTTCACATGATAAAGCTATCGCTATTAGCAAACGTAAGTGTTAGCAAACGTAAGTGCCAGAAAACGTAAGTGCTAGcaaacgtaagtgtcagtaagAGGGAGATAGCACCAACGTCAGTGTCAGTAAGGGAGAGAGACAAAAAATCCCACTTGTCTCAAGTTGGGGATgtgaaaaatatcaaaataacaatacatcgatatttttttaataaaaataaatacttatatCGTGATTTCGCTATCAGAAAACGTAAGAGCCAGAAAACGTAAGTGAGGGAAAAGCACCAACGTGGGAATATCgctattatattaaaatatacttttgattttttttaatagggCACCCTGATCGGAAATGGTGTGCAAAATGAACAAAATTCTTTTCACATCAGTAGCTTAAGCATTTCAGTACCAAAATTTCTTTTTCCTTTGCAGTTTACAAATATCAATTCAAATGTGGAAAACGGTTAGGTAAAGAACACCTCTGCAATTGAAGTTAAGACTGTGGCAAAAGATCGTaggatttttcaaaaatctaaATGCCTCTGGAAAGCATTAAAAGTAAATttacaaattacaaaattgATTACATTTTGTTAACGTATTCCGAAGGTGGGAATCGCAATTTCTTAGGAATTCATTTAGTTTAAGAGCCACTAGAAAGCACCCCAGAAAAATAATGCTGGATGTGCattcaaaataaatgttaaaaaaagaTAAGACCGAAAAAGGCAAGTGGTTGGTAAAATGTTTGAATATAGTTTTCTTTTCGATGTTAAATTTCAGCGGGTTTCTAACAGCAATGTTAGGATACAACGTTTTCTAACATCTATCCATTGATTTTGGGCCGTATCCAATTGCTGATTGGACTATGTTTTGACGTTATCgactgtttttgtttttcgatCAGATCATGATGGTttgaaataataacaattcCGGTGGtatatatcatttttcgtcttAAAAGCTGATATCAAAACTTTCGAACGTTGTATGTGGGATCTTCACTATTCTTCAACATGGTTAGAATGTATTTTCGTTTGATACTGTATAGGGTCGGACGTCCTTCTATCAgttacatatatgtacatatactTTTCTCCGAATACAACataatacaatacaatatatttgtttttcaatatAATCGAGTATTAGTTATACCTATAATTCTCTAATAACAACCAACTGACATTTGATTAGCTAATAGCTAGatacatatttattaaatcaaaGAAATAACATATTTAAGGCGCAGAATAAGGTTTCGTTCATAGTCTAATGATGCTGGATAATTCTGATACGTGGCCTTCGCGGCACACGGCTAACGGGGGTGGAAGGAACGGATTTGGAACCACGTCTAGCAGCGGAAGGGGGAGAAGTGTAAGCGGAAGTGGGAGAAGTGGGAGCGTGAGTGGGAGAAGTGTAAGCGGAAGTGGCAGTAGTCTCAGGATCGGAAGTATAGGAAAGgtccatgtccatgtccatgtcgtccatgtccatgtccatgtccatgtccatatccatatccatatccatgtccatgtccatgtccatATCCATGTCCATATCCAtatccatgtccatgtccatgtccttgtccttgtccttgtccttgtccttgtccttgtccttgtccttgtccttgtccttgtccttgtccttgtccttgtccttgtccttgtccttgtccttgtccttgtccttgtccttgtccttgtccttgtccatgtccatgtccatgtccatgcccattttaattttcatgTATGCGGCAGCAGCGCGAGTGTAAATAGTCTCTTCATCGAAATTGGAGAAATAGTCATTATCGGAAGTGGAAGAAGAACTGTCAGCATCGGAAGTGGCAGCAGGTGGTGCAACCGGTGTTTTCATTTTGAGCTCGCCCGCCAGCTCGGCCATCACGCCCACCTGACAGTTGCGCCAGGTGGGCAGCATTGATCCCTCCTCCGAACGCGGATCGGGCAGGTAATCCTGGCTGACTTTTTTGGCTATTAGCTTCATCGAACGCGCGCTCGGTGTCTTGCTCTTCCTTAGCTTGCGGGTCTTCCTCAGCATCATCATCTGCATATCCTCGACAGTCACGGTGGTGCGGTTCGCCAGCTGGGCGAAGGTTTGGGCCTCCACCAGTTTGTCCCTTGCTAAGGCTGAAGGAAATCACTCACTAAATATTGACCCCTTCTATTTGGGGCTCAACTCACTGTAAATCAGATCCAGTATACCGCTACGAGTCTGCGGTCCCGCCTCCAAGCCACGGGCCTTAAGCAGACCGTCCACGAACGATAAGTCATCAGGAATATCCAAATTGTGCTCGCCCAGCTCGTAATTAATTTCCTCGTCCATCGTGGAATAATGGGAATAGTTTTCAATTGCTTTAAAATGTCTTGACAGTTTGCTAAGGCCAACCTGATCGGCTAAAATCATTTCAGTTTTGCAGGTTAGTTGATTGAAACTCTGGACTCATGGTATTGTCATGAAGACATGCCCAAGAATCATTATTTAGTGGAACGGAACAGTGCTATAAATCGAATTAAAGGAAAGTGGTATACTAAGAATGTTTCATACTTAAACCAGTATGAATTGTTCTTGAACCATGTATTTATTATGCTTAAATGAAGtaccaatattttttaaagcaagtctgaattataaaaataaaattgagaatttaaaaatgtatatacaaTTTGCCATAGAATGAAGctttcattattattttttcaaatatatgtataattatTCGATATATTCATGAATCAAGTACAAGTTATTCTCAAATGATTTTGTAGTTGACTATATGTTAATTATTCTTTACTCTAGAATGTTTGTGATTTTTGTGTACTTAAGTTAAGTGCAATTCCTTCTACTAATAAGAAAAATGTATTCCTTATTTAAAGATATTAAAATCAGTTTTCTCTGAAATGAAGTACTTTTAGTGATAAATTGAACAATGATTGTGCTTTTCaagaaaaatctttatttttgaatatattaTTCTTAGGTTTAGTAGAAATCGTACTTTTTTTTCCTATTTACTGAGTAATGTTCTTGAATCGTGGGCTTAAGAATGATTTATTCTTGTCTCAAGAACGCGCAGCATATTCGTTCTTAAAACAAGCCCAAcaaatcactagccgagtcacCACTTCTGATTTGATTTCTGACGTATCAGGTAAATAAT includes these proteins:
- the LOC119557324 gene encoding cap-specific mRNA (nucleoside-2'-O-)-methyltransferase 1, whose product is MDEPSDDENSEPTPKKIKREWVKSYSNKAMEMMKKMGYENDKGLGKSNQGRLEPVIAVQQDGRRGFGLKLDTVQFSAGQWDPACEELEIPEPVLWLHNPGGGADSYSLDQLMGHVVTGPKKLTLDEETRYCDPATLHHILNAKTVFDDLNDSEKRRARSRCNPFETIRSSIFLNRAAVKMANIDSMCDFMFTNPRDLDGQSLVAADELLYFTDMCAGPGGFSEYVLYRKSWEAKGFGFTLRGANDFKLEKFFAASPESFDTFYGVKDDGNIFDESNQDSLNEYIRLHTPHGVHFAMADGGFSVEGQENIQEILSKQLYLCQFLTALKILRQNGSFVCKVFDLFTPFSVGLVYLMYKCFHQIAIIKPNSSRPANSERYLVCKYKRSDSETAAIIAYLNAVNLMLIEESQQEDSQNDVLEIFDANELAEDEDFLRYIIDSNNAIGRKQIVGLRKIAAFAQNPELKEAKQSEVRQECLKRWGLPDKLRQAPEIKPTDRLLEELLGDWASDRSWLNLTAAEMNGVTNLNMAVKNVADWYFVPVGREETNINACTLFLCKSRGNLLRYTEHKKWELVETAFEVQPRSIFFGQIVYEFYGEGRTIQRVAALHIIDGICLGGIDIRRRPFRERVSMCDKFARSLNKPHRKERTFGALRSKPFFRLRDMGSFFADMRHYVLKDNSQRFGYALDDNKFFVPGGILMFCELTTNYVSAHSRSRGQLYYFNVTNKESYYKEQIPSKKAAEIFASFRYSYSRRLLWKWTDLRQVEELATEDNPKILFRSDFIKFIADKLGHS
- the LOC119555883 gene encoding uncharacterized protein LOC119555883 encodes the protein MDEEINYELGEHNLDIPDDLSFVDGLLKARGLEAGPQTRSGILDLIYTLARDKLVEAQTFAQLANRTTVTVEDMQMMMLRKTRKLRKSKTPSARSMKLIAKKVSQDYLPDPRSEEGSMLPTWRNCQVGVMAELAGELKMKTPVAPPAATSDADILTSIAEVFFT